Below is a genomic region from Henckelia pumila isolate YLH828 chromosome 3, ASM3356847v2, whole genome shotgun sequence.
TGCGATTATCGAATCCTCTGCGAAATGGGTATCCCTTAACTGTGTGGATTAGCTCTTCATATCAGCTCCGTCGTGTTGGTGGCCAGAAGCCCACTCACCGCCTCTCAAGAAATGGCGGCCCGCGCCGCTTTTGTGTTACCCTCTGCATTCGAGCTGTGAGTACCAACCCCAACCCCTCGACTCCTTCTGGCTACTAGTTCCTAATGGAATAATACGCTGCTTCTGCTTATTACAGTTATCCTCCGCTTGTTTCTCTTGATTCCCGCTCTCTCCCACTCAAGTTTTCATCCCATCAGCATTTCTTGATCGGGACAGGTTTCTTCGATTATGGcctttttgttttgaattcatTTTTTACTTGATTGGCAATTTGTGCTCAATATATTTAAGCTGCAGTATCTTTGACATCCGAAACAGATTGTgggttttgaaaatattcattATAGCTATGTAAGAATGCGTTGAAACTAATTGTTTCTTTGGGCCTTGGGTGGTTTGGCTTTGGGAGTAAAAAACCGAGCTTTCCAGTGTACTACTTATGTATGGTTCACTGGTTTGCTTTCTGATATCACTGATCTCCGTCTACTTTGCAGGTACAAGGAACCAAAAGATTTCTAGACTTAAGGTTCGGTTTTGGGAATCCATAAGATCAGGGTAAAGTGTTTGGTATATGTAGTGTGGTAGATATGTTAGCTGgaggtttatttatttgtttatgtaTTTTGGTGGCTGCTGCTGTTAGCTTGAAAGCCTTGGCTTTGAATAATTTCTTGGATAATCAGTAGGCGGATATGCCGAGAATGGCTCAGTTATGTTACTGTAGCAACCAATGCATGTTAATATCGTCTAAACATGCCATGATCTATAGGATGTTGGTAAGATGAATACTTTGATGTGCTTCATGTTTTAGGATTTTGAAGAACAATACGACACAAGTTATAGAACCACCTTCCACAGCCGAAGAAGAAGATACATTACCCGAAGAATTTGTTATTGTCGAGAGAACCCAACCTGATGGAACGGTTGAGCAGATCATATTTGCATCCGGTGGTAGTGTCGATGTGTATGATCTTCAAGCTTTGTGTGATAAGGTGATTCAACCATTTTTTGTGGGTCCTTATTATTTTCTCTCTTGACGACTATTCATTCTAATCATTGGACAGATTTGTTTCCATGGACATAATCTTGGCCCTTGTTGGCCTCTTTCATTCTGCTCCTCTACAACAGAGGCATGGCTGCCAATATGTAATGCTTGCTGTGTGAAAATAGACAAAATGTGCTCCTACAGTGATTCACCATATGAAAAGCTAACTGTTACTTCCACTTAAGCTTTCCGTTGATTAAAgcaaatttattgaaaaatattgTCATGAAATGTATTTTGCCTTTTGTGCAATCTCCTTTTGTCTTCTTGTTGCTTTGAATTCATATGGTTTCTCTTACTTGGAAATCAAGTCAGAAATCTACATTATTTTTCGGAGGTCCTCTTTGATTGACTTTATCTATTTCTGTTTCAATCAACTTGAGGTTGTGCACCAGAAAAGAGTTTTAGCATTTTTTGTGATATTGGCACCACTTAAATTTGGAAAAATTTAAATCTATAATGATTTCCATTATGGGTTTAATAGGTTGGTTGGCCTCGGCGACCTTTGTCAAAGCTTGCTGCAGCTCTGAGAAATAGCTATATGGTTGCTACTTTGCATTCCGTTAGCAAATCAGCTGGTGAAGGTACTTAGTAATAGGATCTCCAGGTTAAACAACAAAGATTTAtgccttaaaaataattaatagaagTATATTTCTCATCTTTGCTGCAAAAGTCATTCGTAATCTATGGAACTTTGGGTACTCTGGCAGTCTGGCTTTTTGTAAACTGAGTGACGGACATCTTATGTACTTTGGCTAGTTATTTGGCAGAGGGAAACGATCAAAAGAAGTTGATTGGCATGGCACGGGCTACATCTGACCATGCTTTTAACGCAACAATTTGGGATGTCCTTGTCGATCCTTCCTATCAGGTAGTCTCATGATACTAAGCTAGAAGGAAGCTCTTTAATCGAATTTGTTCGAACTTTGCTTGGAAATCTAGTCCTTGGCTACTTGTGCTTTGTGATTATGAATGCATATTTGTGATTTAGGGCCAAGGACTTGGGAAAGCCCTTATTGAGAAGCTTGTAAGGTCACTTTTGCAACGGGACATCGGAAACATTTCACTTTTCGCAGATAGTCAAGGTAAAGCGCCGCAACAAACATCTAGTAATCAATTGGGTAGAGCTTGTTTGCACTGAGCAACCTAGAAAACATTCAGAAACAAGCACTGAACATGGTTGTTAGCATGATATCTGGCTCTTTCATAATTTATGCAGTTGTGGAGTTTTATCGGAATCTGGGTTTCGAGCCTGACCCAGAGGGCATCAAAGGCATGTTCTGGCACCCGAAGTATTAGCTTGTTTCAAATTTTACAGGCTTTCCTCGTCTATGCAAAAGCGATTGGATTCCAGACCACGAAACTCGCTTGGAAACTTGTCCTGGTTTTACATGTACAAATTACAATGTACAATTTATTTGAAAATGTCATGTTAGTATAAATGTATTCTTCATTTACTacgtttttttgttttttctaaACACATTGTTAGTTGACATGCATGATGCATCTGCCATTTGGACGGGAAGTATATGAAATTAGAAAAATTAGATATATGTATTTCATGTATAAACTAAAATTTTTATTGGAAGTTGGTCCAAATTTAGCTAAATAAACGTATATGGTTATTGAAAACAACAAATCGGCAAATCCTATACATCATGGTATAAAAGTTTAGAAAATCTGTATTTATATCAATTAAATATTCCACAAAATAAAAGTATTTCTCAGAAagcatatatttatttaatgagTTTGCTTCTTTATGATTGTATTCTCTGTGGTTAAATTTCGGTTTGAATCTTGTATCTTTGaattttttgagtctcggttaaGAACGTGAGCTACATACATTTactaataaaggaaatttagggaggagtgtttgcaatcactaaaaaaaagtgattgttagcttttggcttaaaaaaatcatttttatgtgttttttatacctagattatgtgttagcttatcttaacttaattgaaatccaaaaactAGTCATGtgatgattatgattctccaaaagtgattatAATAAAAGGTTATTGTTAAAATCaatctaatcacttatttatcaaacactacccaactttgatttttttagattttcagatttgtttccaaacactaccttttcttaacttttttataatttataaattaatcacttctacaaaagcacaatctattgcaaacactttCTTAATAATTAAGAAAATTACCGTTCCACTATTGGCACTAGCAAATAAGCGCacacacataaaaaaaaaaaaaaaagaggaatgAATGTGTTTGAGATTTAAGTGGGAAATAAGAAACGTGAAAATGTGGAGAAGTGGGGTAATGAGAATTGGGGTGATGGTAGTttagatatttttaaaaacagaTCAAGACACCATTAGTTATTTTAGTATGTCTACccttaataaatagtaaaaaataaaatataattacacACATTATGGTTATATTGATATTACATTAGTATAAGTGTATCACATCGAAAATTATCAGTAAAAATCGAAATTATAAAACAGATACCAAATTCATAGAGAGGCCCAAATGTTTTAATCGAAGGCATTACTACCTCAATTGGGTCAAGCCCCGTTAAAGAATTTAATTGGGTCAAACCCAAATCAGGAGAAAGGCCCAAAACCATCGGTCCGTTATCCGTAGATTAACCATTTATCATTCAATAGAGTCTactgaggaagaagaagaagaagacgacTGTGGCAGAGGGAAGCAATCGGAAATGGCGATGGTGTGGCTAGAAGCAATGCTACCTCTGGGGATTATAGCGGGGATGCTCTGCGTTATGGGAAACGCCCAATATTTTATCCACAAAGCTGCCCATGGCCGCGTCTGTTCTTCCAGATCCATTCCTCTCTCTTTTTATTTTCGTTTTGAATCGTTCTGATAAATGAATCGTACAATTTTGGCAGCCGAAGCACATCGGGAACGACGTGTGGGATGTAGCGATGGAGAAACGGGATAAGAAGATCATGGAGGTCCTCTCCTCTCGTTCCCCTTCCAGCTAGATAGGTTGTCCGCTTCGTAAAAGGTTTTTCCTTTTCCCTTCTTGTTCTAGGTTTTGCAAACTGCCTTCACTATCAATAACCTCTGGTCATCTGAAGAAAATTTTGGAGTAGCGATTGATAATTCGTAACCTAAGAAGCTTTAGTGCTTTTGTCGATACTTCTGGGGGATTGGGGCAAGGTCTTCGTGTTTTTGTTGCGAAGAAGATAATTTGTGACAGAAAATTCTTGTATCTTCAATTCGACAATTCACTTCCATAATCTGAGATAAACATTCAATATCTTCAGTTGCCTTTATATAACCATTTACTTCTTGGGACACGATCACAGCTTGTGATATAACCGAATTCAACATATAATAAGATTGGGTGAACTTCATGGTTCTTTGAGGTAAAGCGAGAATGAGAACAGTTTTTGTGTCCTCTGCATAATTATAGAGGACAAAAGCTTCAACAATTGGACACGACCATGTTCCCCTTCCAATGGTTCTTATTCTTCACAAATGCAAGTGTGAAACAAGTATTCATTATTTTTtcaattgaacaaagcattGATTTCTTTTTGTTGTTAGGAAAGTTAATTTATCTTTCTTTTTAGACAAAAGATCGTACTATGTATACAGGATATAATAATTTATCCATGCTCGGTGTTTTTTCTAACACAAAAACTTTTGCCAAGGGTTTTTAACAAATCCTAAAGGGTGGTACTATTCATTgttatcttttcttttttctttttttgtaaaaaaatatagAGGGATTTGCTAAGATCGTCGTAAAATACAGGAATGATACACATACCTTTGTCCTTTAGACAATCATTTTCCAAATTCATATTTTGCAAAACTAAAAACTGCAAGTCTGCAACAAGTTATTTTATTGTGTGACTTCTCTGGCTGGAAAAAAAATACGAGTGGAGAGTTTGTAGGTAATTTGAGAATTCTCATAGCGTGTAATAATCTGTGTCTAAGATTTTAGGCTGTGAATCTATGGAGGATTAGGTTGGTTGGAGTTTAGAAAGATCAAGATCATGTTGCTGGGAATATAAATCAGAGTCCAAATATATATTTCCGGGTCAATCAATGAGATGCAATGTGACaggtttattttataaaaactgGAATATCTACCTCCAATATAATTTTCTTAGACAATTTGTGCATGGAGTAACGCATTTTCGATTACGTTATTAGAATTTGTCAAAGCACCAGGATATTCATTGCAAACTTTAAGAACTTTGTGGCCTTTGAGAAGATGGCTGCTTAAAATAAGTGCAATTTAGATTATTGATATTGAGAAAATTATTAGGCTCGTTTATGCAGCTGTATTTGAACATTTTTCGATCAAATCAAGGATCTTTGTTCCcattttttaattcaaaagaGACATTTTGGATAAAAGTCTTCATTTCATTTGATACAAACACAACTTTGTTTTCTGTGATGGGTCAAGACTCAAGTGATATACTCGCAGTTCTGcacttaaattttattttggctCCCTTACTTGCAAGCATATATAAGATGGATCTCTTTGAGGCGGTTATGTCATATGGCGTTGTGTTGTTAAGTTTCCTTCAACCACTGGTCCGATGATATAGAATGAAAGTAATCACAAAGgctataatataatatatggaGTTAACCTACTTATTTTATTGTAGGCATACTTTTGATGTTTGCTTCAAGCCAGAGTTCGGACAGAATGCCTATTTACTGTCTGTGGAATTTCTTGCCACAAAAAGTTTCCAGTTTTTTGTttgttatggaatgacaaaggtGTAGGCTTTGCACCATGTGAAGTTTGCATGAAGAtaaataacttttttttttaataagagCTTGAAGATaaataacttttttttaataagaGCTTGAAGATAATTAACTTAAGACGGAGAAAATTGAGGAGTTGATCTTTCCAAAAATTTCCACACTCTTCCTTGATGAAAAGTTGAAAACTGATAATAGATGAGAATTTCATGGTTATAGTCCGATGTTTTTCATTTAAATTTCCTAGATCTTACTTTCAACCTCTTTTTTCCGTATGTTACTTTAAAAATAGGTTTAACATTCTGGACGTAGCTATGCCATGTAATTTATTTTGGGCATCACAGCTCCCAAATTCAAGCATAGTTCTCGGCATCTCACTTTATCAATCTTCATTTGTTCTCGGCATCTCATTTTGTCAATCTTCATTTGTTTTGGGTGTGGGAGCAATTCAAGCTTAGCTTCTAACGGATTCGATCTTTCTTCTTTTGTTTCACTTTTTTTCACTTAGCAAATTCAGATTTTGAGTATTGCATCCTGAAAACTCAACCTTGCTGCATCATTCACTTTCACCTCAACATCTCTCGGATTCAGCCATTCTTCATGGTGACGGAAGAGTTAAATAAGAGCAAGTTTACCTACTTTTCTAGAAAGTGAAACATTGTATAAGCCTCAAACAAGTAATTTAACTAAATTTATATAGTTATCAATAATTAAATGTCAGTCATAGCAGAAGTGTACAAAATCTTAATGGTGCCAATAATACCATAAAGGAGAAAAATATTGGCACAAGATATTAACTTTCCAAATCATGGCCTGGAACAATGAATGTAATAGAAAATGAAGTGTGCAAAATCTAAGATATCTGAGGCAATCTGGCCAAGCagcagttgtcgagaagcagaGGAGTCAGAGCCATGCATGAGGATGTCTTTGGCTAAGGGGTCTGGGGCAAGCTAAAGGAGACCAAAATCCATTAGCTGTGGTTAAGATGGTTTTCCAGACTATCTTAAGAAATGTTACATAGTCATTTCAAGGTTTTCCATTGCAAATTGCAATGGCTGCTGAAAAACCCAAACCAAACACCAACTTAAGCATCGCGGTTAAAGCCCAATGTTAGATCAATTATTCTTTGTCTCCTTAAAGATATCTCTGTTTCTAGTTCTTTTTTGTCAAGTTTAAATCTACTACATCATATCTCCTCTGTTAATTTATGTATGTGCTTGTATATTGGAATTAATTTCCTGTTATTTTTTCTGTCACGGTGATGCAGGTAACGATGTTGGGAAACTTCTTCGAATAAAAATGAATGCCAGGTTATCGGTCTGTGGACTTTTACGCGAACTACTTTGTAGTTGTATTTTCTTGTGTTTATTTCTTTGGAACCCACTCTTATCACGTGGGAAATGTTATTTGGTGGCGGAACATGGCCTTGTGATAATGCCTGAAAACTTCTTAACATTCCAAAAGATATGACAAATTATTTCATCAATCTGTGATACAAGATACCATGTTTTTTGTTGTCCAGTGTTCAGGAACTTGTTAACCTGTATGCCATTCATCAAAGAGCAAACCTAGAAAAATTTTCAAAGGGGACGACTCAATAGATTTGATAACGGGGTGGCGTAAACGTTGTGATCGCTTACCCCGCAACTTGTTAGATTCAATAAACAGGAACGGAACCTATATACGAACAAAACACCTCATTAGTTCTTGTTTTGCATCAAGTAACCACTCAGCAATTGCCGAACAAAATGTCTAAAAGAATGGGTCTATTATGTTCAGAGTCTCGTAGCTTACATTGTTTGCTTTACTCCGTGGAAGTTATGCATAGAGTGAACTGGCtaatgatatttttttgaagaaaacGGAGTAATGAGTTGAAAACCTTAGTTTGGACAAATCTGCGGATAAATCATTGGGAAAACATTCTACAAAAATTTTAGTACGAAGATGATTTTATAAATAGTGTAacaataattttgaaattgtcCTTTTAttttaatcgagttttgaattatttttggaaatttacATCCGGTTTTATGTTTTCACTTTTcaggattaattaatatctcaataatctaatatattattgaataaaatcttctattataaatatgtgagtttcattgtgaatttacatggttacccctttcattattattatatctattatttattactatctattactattataaacatgtgagtttcattgtgaatttacatggttatcttttcattattattatataaaattaatttgttttttcttcatttatttatttgtatactatgaactctttcaaaaacaaaaatactattagtatttttaaatatctatataaatatgtgagtttaacacttgactcttcaattaaactatttatttaagaattatGCTATAAAATCTTTCAAAtaaatctattatctattatctattatttattactattataaatatgtgagtttcattgtgaatttacatggttacccgttcattattattatataagatcaatgtgttttttttttcatttatttattcgtatactatgaactctttcaaaaaaaaaaaatattgttagtatttttaaatatatattaatatgtgAGTTTCACTATTTATTTAAGCATTATGCTAtaa
It encodes:
- the LOC140890983 gene encoding histone acetyltransferase TAP1; translated protein: MAARAAFVLPSAFELYPPLVSLDSRSLPLKFSSHQHFLIGTGTRNQKISRLKVRFWESIRSGILKNNTTQVIEPPSTAEEEDTLPEEFVIVERTQPDGTVEQIIFASGGSVDVYDLQALCDKVGWPRRPLSKLAAALRNSYMVATLHSVSKSAGEEGNDQKKLIGMARATSDHAFNATIWDVLVDPSYQGQGLGKALIEKLVRSLLQRDIGNISLFADSQVVEFYRNLGFEPDPEGIKGMFWHPKY
- the LOC140891732 gene encoding NADH dehydrogenase [ubiquinone] 1 alpha subcomplex subunit 1, producing the protein MAMVWLEAMLPLGIIAGMLCVMGNAQYFIHKAAHGRPKHIGNDVWDVAMEKRDKKIMEVLSSRSPSS